The genomic segment AACATATGGCGGAACAGGGGTTGGCGCGGCATTGGCGCCCCTTGGAACAAGCGATTATTCGCCCTACCTGATCAAGGCGCAAGCCGCGAATCCGGACGTCGTCCTCTTTCTCACAGCGGGAGACGATGCAGTTAACTCACTCAAGCAGGCCGTGCAATTCGGCCTGGACAAACGCTTCCATATCGCCGGCGCCCAGCAAGAACTCGAAGTGCTGGAGGGATTGCCTCCCAATGCTCGCATCGGTACCTGGGTTTTCGAATGGTACTGGAACCAGCCCAACGTGCCGCATGTTGCCGAATTCGTCGCCGTAATCAAGAAAAGAGCCGGCAGGGTGCCAACTGCGCGTCACTGGTTCGGCTATGTTGCAGTCTGGACCGTGGCGCTCGTCGCTAACCAGGAAAAGACCCTGGACGCAGTCAAACTGGCCAAGGCGCTCGAAGGATTCAAGCTGCCGCCCGAAGTTGGATTGATGCCCGACACGCCCTTCTATCGTGCTGGCGACCATCAGCTCATGCCGAACCTGTATGTCGGACACGCCGTCGAAAAAGGCTCCGCTCCCGAAGATCTGTTTCATGTGGACTCCGTGGTCAAGGGCTCCGAGGCGGCATTGCCGGTCTCGCAGACAGGCTGCACCATGAAATGGTCCTAGACGCCAACCGGGCTATGCTGTCCGCAGCGATAGGCGACGACTGGCTTGGATGCGGGTCTTGCAGCACCGCACGCGGCGAATAAGAAGAAATCGCCGAATCATATTTTGCAGTCCGCCAGACCAAACTGGCGAACTGTATCGGCGAGGGCAACATGACCGAACTCATCCTTTTCAACGTCTTCAATGGCATCATCATCGGCGCATTCTATGCGCTGATGGCGCTCGGCTTGTCCTTGATTCTCAACCTGAGCGGGGTCATCAACTTCGCCCACGGCGGCTTCCTTGCGATGGGTGCCTATCTGGCCTACACGTTGTTCCCATACACAGGTTTCTGGCTAGCTTTGCTGATCGCTCCGGTGCTAACCGCAATACTTGGCCTGGTTACAGAACGCGTGCTGATTCGCCGGCTGTATGGGCGCGACCCCTTGTACAGCTTGCTGCTGACATTCGGACTGGCTTTCATACTGCAGGACGGCACGCGCTATATCTGGGGGCCACAGACACTTCCTTACGAGATACCTGCCGCGCTGACCACGCCGCTGAATGCGACCCTGTTTTTCCTGACAGGCTATCGGCTGCTGATGCTGCTGCTGGTGATCGGCGTGGTGATCGGCCTGTTCCTGATCCTTAACCACACGCGGCTCGGCATACGGATCCGTGCCGGCACTTCCGACCTTGACATGGTGTCCGCACTTGGAGTCAACGTGCGGATACTGCGCAACCTGAACTTCGGTCTCGGCATCTATTTGGCCGGACTGGCCGGCGTGCTTGCCGCCGGCATGCTCGGCCTGCAACCGACAATCGGCGATTCGCTCATCATGCCAAGCTTCGTCGCCATCATTGTCGGCGGCCTCGGTAGCCTTCCCGGCACACTGCTGGGTGGGATTTTGATCGGTGTCGCATCGAGCGTCACCTCCGTATTCTTTCCCTCGGCAACCGAAGCGGTGATATATGTGATGATGGCCCTCGTACTGTTGTTGCGCCCGCGCGGCTTGCTGGGAGAAGAAGGGAGGATACGGTGAACAGCCGCTACAACCTGGCAAGCGATCTGGCGATCTGGGCCGTGTTGCTCAGCATGCCCTTCTGGATGAGCTCGATTGGCGGATATCCTGCATTGGGCAGCCGTGTCCTGGTCATGGGGCTGGCGGCCATGTCGCTCAACTTCCTGCTGGGATTTACCGGCGTCTTGTCCTTCGGACACGCAGCCTATTTTGGTCTGGGCGCGTACGGCGTAGGCATGACAATCAGATACCTGACACCTAGCACTCCTCTCGGCATCCTGATCGGAATAGCGGTGGGCACCGCAGCAGCGGCCGTCGTTGGCGCACTGATTGTCAAATTGCGTGGCGTCTATTTCGCCATGGCGACGATCGCCTTCGGACAAGTTTTTTACTTCATCGCCTTCCGCTGGAATACCGTCACCGGCGGTGATGACGGCCTCTCCGGCTGGCACCGTATACCGATTAACCTGGGATTTGGCACGATCGACATTCTGGGCAATGACAAAATATTCTATTACTTCGTACTGATTTGTTTTGCCGTCGCAGTCGCCATCATGGCTGCACTGCTTCGCTCGCCGTTTGGCCGCACGCTGCTGGCCATCCGCGAAAATGAACGCCGCGCACAATTCCTGGGTATTCCGATAGCGTCGCACATCTGGCTGTCGTTCGTGATTTCGTGCCTGTTCGTGAGCCTGGCGGGCACACTCTACGCCTTGCTCAACAATTTCGCCGACCCGCACGGCTTACACTGGAATCAGTCGGGCGATTTCGTTATCATGACGGTGCTCGGCGGCATGCGCTCGTTTTGGGGGCCGTTGATTGGCGCCGCGATTTTCGTCGTCTTGCAAGACTATATTTCCAGCCACACAGAGAACTGGATGTCATTTATTGGCCTGCTTTTCATTTTGGTCGTCCTGTTTTTCCCACGTGGCGTCCTCGGCCTTTTTCATAAAAAAGAGGACTCATGAGCTTACTGACCGTCGAAAACGTCTCCTGTTATTTCGGCAGCCTGCGGGCGGTCAATGAGGTCTCGATGATTATCGAGCCGGGCGAGCTGCGGGCTGTCATCGGCCCGAATGGCGCCGGAAAGACGACTTTCTTCAATCTGATCAGCGGCTTTTTCCCTCCTACAGTCGGGCGCATCTTGTTTGACGGGCAGGATATTACGGGCATGCCGCCTCATCGCCGGGTAAAGATGGGCATGGCGCGGACTTTTCAGATTACCGAGGTATTTCCTGAATTATCGGTGCGCGACAATCTGCGCATCCCGGTAGAAATTGAAGCTGGCTATCGCCTGAGCCCATGGCTATCGCGCACCGGGAAGGCAACAGTACGGGGACGCGTCGACGAACTGATCGCCATGAGCAGCCTTGCCGCCAAGGACAGAAAGCTAGTCGGCGAGTTATCTCCGGGCGACCAGCGCACCGTCGAGATCGCCATGTCGCTCGCACTTCGCCCACGCCTGTTACTGCTTGACGAACCGACCGCCGGCATGGGGGACCAGGAAACTTACGATATCACTCAACTGATACACCATCTGCACGAAGAGCTGGCACTGACGATGGTGATTATCGAGCACGACATGCGTGTCATTTTCCGGCTGGCCCAGCACATCATGGTACTCGCCGAAGGAAGTGTACTGGTTGAAGGCACGCCCGCCGAAATCGCTGCAAATGAAAATGTACAGGCAGCCTATTTGGGGAAAACCAAATGAATGTCGTGGAAGCCCAGGGACTGCACACGTTTTATGGCAAGAGTCATATCCTGCACTCGGTGTCGCTGCACGTACGCGAGGGGGAAATCGTTGCACTTCTGGGACGTAACGGCGCGGGAAAAACAACCACGCTGCGCAGCCTGATGGGCTTGACGCGCGCTCGCGAAGGCGTGGTACATATCATGGGTAAGGTAACTACCGCATGGTCGCCCTACCGCATCGCTGCGCTTGGTGTCGGATATGTACCTGAAGGACGGCGCGTGTTCCAGAATTTGAGCGTCGAAGAAAATCTCAAGGTACCGCTTGCAGGCTCCGGACCGTGGACGCTGGAACGCGTCTACAAGTTGTTTCCCCGCCTGAAGGAGCGTTGCATGAACAAAGGCCGCCAACTGTCCGGCGGCGAACAAGAAATGCTGGCAATTGCACGCGCACTCATGCTCAATCCCAAACTCCTGCTGTTAGATGAACCGTCGCAAGGCCTGGCGCCGCTTCTCGTGCAAGAAGTATTTGAAGTGATTGCGGCGATGCGCCGCGAGGGTATTTCTGTGCTGCTGGTCGAACAGAATGTACGCGCCGCAGTCGAGATTGCCGATAGCGCCTGTG from the Collimonas arenae genome contains:
- a CDS encoding branched-chain amino acid ABC transporter permease, whose protein sequence is MPFWMSSIGGYPALGSRVLVMGLAAMSLNFLLGFTGVLSFGHAAYFGLGAYGVGMTIRYLTPSTPLGILIGIAVGTAAAAVVGALIVKLRGVYFAMATIAFGQVFYFIAFRWNTVTGGDDGLSGWHRIPINLGFGTIDILGNDKIFYYFVLICFAVAVAIMAALLRSPFGRTLLAIRENERRAQFLGIPIASHIWLSFVISCLFVSLAGTLYALLNNFADPHGLHWNQSGDFVIMTVLGGMRSFWGPLIGAAIFVVLQDYISSHTENWMSFIGLLFILVVLFFPRGVLGLFHKKEDS
- a CDS encoding ABC transporter substrate-binding protein, which encodes MGDHAAIGNPQRRTILKAAVATGILQIAAPFVTKAYGEEPIKFGLDNPLTGTYAELGKNEQIGCELAIEQINAKGGILGRPVQLVVEDSTSADTGTAVQKARKLIARDKVDFLLGNVNSAMALAIGQVSNELRTLHIVTGGHTDAVTGTDCHWNVFRVCNTTRMETNSVARLLFEKYGKKWFFITPDYAFGHTLQQGFEASLKTYGGTGVGAALAPLGTSDYSPYLIKAQAANPDVVLFLTAGDDAVNSLKQAVQFGLDKRFHIAGAQQELEVLEGLPPNARIGTWVFEWYWNQPNVPHVAEFVAVIKKRAGRVPTARHWFGYVAVWTVALVANQEKTLDAVKLAKALEGFKLPPEVGLMPDTPFYRAGDHQLMPNLYVGHAVEKGSAPEDLFHVDSVVKGSEAALPVSQTGCTMKWS
- a CDS encoding branched-chain amino acid ABC transporter permease codes for the protein MTELILFNVFNGIIIGAFYALMALGLSLILNLSGVINFAHGGFLAMGAYLAYTLFPYTGFWLALLIAPVLTAILGLVTERVLIRRLYGRDPLYSLLLTFGLAFILQDGTRYIWGPQTLPYEIPAALTTPLNATLFFLTGYRLLMLLLVIGVVIGLFLILNHTRLGIRIRAGTSDLDMVSALGVNVRILRNLNFGLGIYLAGLAGVLAAGMLGLQPTIGDSLIMPSFVAIIVGGLGSLPGTLLGGILIGVASSVTSVFFPSATEAVIYVMMALVLLLRPRGLLGEEGRIR
- a CDS encoding ABC transporter ATP-binding protein, producing MSLLTVENVSCYFGSLRAVNEVSMIIEPGELRAVIGPNGAGKTTFFNLISGFFPPTVGRILFDGQDITGMPPHRRVKMGMARTFQITEVFPELSVRDNLRIPVEIEAGYRLSPWLSRTGKATVRGRVDELIAMSSLAAKDRKLVGELSPGDQRTVEIAMSLALRPRLLLLDEPTAGMGDQETYDITQLIHHLHEELALTMVIIEHDMRVIFRLAQHIMVLAEGSVLVEGTPAEIAANENVQAAYLGKTK
- a CDS encoding ABC transporter ATP-binding protein — encoded protein: MNVVEAQGLHTFYGKSHILHSVSLHVREGEIVALLGRNGAGKTTTLRSLMGLTRAREGVVHIMGKVTTAWSPYRIAALGVGYVPEGRRVFQNLSVEENLKVPLAGSGPWTLERVYKLFPRLKERCMNKGRQLSGGEQEMLAIARALMLNPKLLLLDEPSQGLAPLLVQEVFEVIAAMRREGISVLLVEQNVRAAVEIADSACVLDDGRVVFQGAVKEFASDEARMRSLAGASVENWEDDAA